In Candidatus Bathyarchaeota archaeon, the sequence GAAGACGCCCATTTCACGGGCCCGTCGCATCAATTCAACCTCTCTAATCCACCCTAACCCTTGTGAGTCCCTGGAGATCCGGTATCTGCTAGCCGGCTCCCTGTCTCCGAATAAACCCATTGTGGGAAAGTTTATTATACCGGAAAACCCTACGTCGAGGAACTTCATTATCAGCTTTTTCAGGTCTAGGCGAGTTGGGTCTGAGGCGTCAACTCCGCCGATGATTGGAGTTTCCTTAACCACGTTGTCTAACTCCTCAAACATGCTGAGCGTTACGGCGTTCGAGTCCATAGGCCCAAACAAGGTGGTTGGAAGACCTTTAATCCTTGAGA encodes:
- a CDS encoding phosphoenolpyruvate hydrolase family protein, translating into MGRRFSRKEVLERLWKTVKLGKPILGAGCSVGLVAKCAEIGGADLIIAYSTGLSRIKGLPTTLFGPMDSNAVTLSMFEELDNVVKETPIIGGVDASDPTRLDLKKLIMKFLDVGFSGIINFPTMGLFGDREPASRYRISRDSQGLGWIREVELMRRAREMGVF